The archaeon BMS3Bbin15 DNA segment TAACCTTTTAGCAGGCGCTGGTATGATGAGCTTTGAGCTTGCAGGAAAACAGCTTGTGCTTGACAGCGATATCCAGGAGCAGGAGAGAGGCATAACTATAGATGCAGCCAATGTAAGTATGGTTCATGATTCCAAAGACAAAAGCTATATTATAAACATGATTGATACCCCTGGTCATATTGACTTTGGAGGCAATGTCACAAGGGCAATGCGTGCTGTGGATGGCGTTATTGTTGTTGTGTGTGCCGTGGAAGGTGCAATGCCACAGACAGAAACTGTTCTCAGACAGGCAATTAAAGAGAGAGTTAAACCAATTCTATTTATAAATAAGGTTGACAGGCTGATAAATGAGTTAAAGCTCAATCCAGAAGAGATGCAGAATCGTTTTATTGAGATAATCTATGAGTTTAATAAGATTATAAGGAACATGGCACCAAAGGAGTTCAAGAAAGACTGGCAGGTTAAGGTTGAAAATGGAAGTGTTGCCTTTGGTTCTGCCTACAACAACTGGGCAATAAATGTACCTGTGATGAAAGAGACTGGAATTACCTTCAAAGACATTATAGAGATGAATCGTGAAGGAAGAGTTAAGGAACTTGCCAAGAAAGCCAAGGTTCACGAGATCATCCTAGACATGGTTGTAAAACATCTTCCTGCTCCACTAACAGCTCAGAAATATAGAGTTCCAAAGATATGGCCAGGTGATATCGAAAGTAAAGATGGTAAAGCAATGATAGAATGTAACCCTAAAGGCAAACTTGCAATTATGATCACTGACCTGAAAATAGACATTCAGGCAGGCGAAGTAGCCACTGGCAGAATATATTCCGGTACTTTGAAGAAAAGTCAGGATGTTTATCTATGCAATGCCAAGGCAAAAACAAGAGCCCAGCAGGTCGGTGTATACTTTGGTCCGGAGCGCATGCCAACAGAGTATGTTATGGCAGGCAATATTGCTATGATAACAGGTCTCAGAAACATAAAGGCAGGAGAAACTGTAACAGATGCTAATAATCCAATAGAGCCCTTCGAGGGTATCAGACATTACTCAGAGCCAGTTGTTACTGTTGCAGTTGAAGCGAAACATTCAAAAGACCTGCCAAAGCTTATTGAAGTCCTGAATATAATGGGCAGAGAAGACCCAACCCTGAGAATCCAGATTAATGAAGAGACAGGTGAACATCTCCTTTCAGGTATGGGTGAACTCCACCTCGAGGTTACTGTTTACAGAATCAAGGAAAGGGGCGTGGATGTTGAAGTTTCTCCACCGATTGTTGTTTACAGAGAAAGTGTATCTTCAACCTCTCCTCAGATAGAAGGGAAGTCACCAAATAAACATAACCGTTTTTATTTTGTTATAGAACCAATAGATGAGCCTGTTATGAAGGCAATTCTTGAAGGTGAAATAAACCCAGCACATTATAAAGGTAAGGAGCTTGGAAAGGCCTTTAAAGAGATTGGTCTAAATAAAATTGAGGCAAAGGGTATTGTCGAGGTTTATGAGAAAAATATACTTACAGATGTTACAAAAGGTATCCAGTATCTCAATGAAGTGATGCAGCTCATTCAGGAAGGTTTCCATGAAGCCATAAATAATGGGCCACTCGCGAGAGAGAAGGTACTTGGTGTCAAGGTCAAACTTGTGGATGTAAAGCTCCATGAAGATTCAATTCACAGAGGTCCGGCGCAGGTCATCCCGGCTGTAAGAGTAGCTGTCAGAGAGGCCATGCTTCAGGCAAATGCGATTCTTCTTGAGCCAAAAATTAAGGTATTCATCCATGTACCCCAGGATTATATGGGTGGTGCTACCAGGGAAATTCAGAGCAGAAGAGGTCAGATTATAGACATGCGCCAGGAAGGAGACATGGTTGTGATTGAAGCAAAATGCCCTGTTAGTGATATGTTTGGCTTTGCAGGAAGTATAAGGTCGGCAACAGAGGGCAGAGCACTCTGGAGTACAGAATTTGCAGGTTATGAACATCTTCCAGGGGAGCTTCAAGAAGA contains these protein-coding regions:
- the fusA gene encoding elongation factor G; translated protein: MGRKEEMISKITHLMDQPKSIRNMGIVAHIDHGKTTLSDNLLAGAGMMSFELAGKQLVLDSDIQEQERGITIDAANVSMVHDSKDKSYIINMIDTPGHIDFGGNVTRAMRAVDGVIVVVCAVEGAMPQTETVLRQAIKERVKPILFINKVDRLINELKLNPEEMQNRFIEIIYEFNKIIRNMAPKEFKKDWQVKVENGSVAFGSAYNNWAINVPVMKETGITFKDIIEMNREGRVKELAKKAKVHEIILDMVVKHLPAPLTAQKYRVPKIWPGDIESKDGKAMIECNPKGKLAIMITDLKIDIQAGEVATGRIYSGTLKKSQDVYLCNAKAKTRAQQVGVYFGPERMPTEYVMAGNIAMITGLRNIKAGETVTDANNPIEPFEGIRHYSEPVVTVAVEAKHSKDLPKLIEVLNIMGREDPTLRIQINEETGEHLLSGMGELHLEVTVYRIKERGVDVEVSPPIVVYRESVSSTSPQIEGKSPNKHNRFYFVIEPIDEPVMKAILEGEINPAHYKGKELGKAFKEIGLNKIEAKGIVEVYEKNILTDVTKGIQYLNEVMQLIQEGFHEAINNGPLAREKVLGVKVKLVDVKLHEDSIHRGPAQVIPAVRVAVREAMLQANAILLEPKIKVFIHVPQDYMGGATREIQSRRGQIIDMRQEGDMVVIEAKCPVSDMFGFAGSIRSATEGRALWSTEFAGYEHLPGELQEEVIRKIKERKGLN